CAGGCGATCCTGATGGCCTCCCGGGCGCTGTGCGCCGCGGCCTCGGGGCCCGAGGACTATCTGGAGGTCTACGGCCATCTGCTGCGCCAGGCCGGCGAGCCGGTGGTCCTGCACTGGCTCGGCCCGATGTTCGACCCGGCGCTGGAGGGCTACTGGGGCTCGTCCGACCTGGACACGGCCACGGACACCTTCCTGGAGGTCATCGCCGCGCACCCCGACAAGGTGGACGGCATCAAGGTGTCGCTGCTGGACGCCGCGCGGGAGATCGACATCCGCCGCCGGCTTCCGCAGGGCGTGCGCTGCTACACCGGCGACGACTTCAACTACCCCGAGCTGATCGCGGGTGACGAGAAGGGCTTCAGCCACGCCCTGCTCGGCATCTTCGACCCGCTGGGCCCGCTGGCCGCCGAGGCCGTCCGGGTCCTCGACACGGGGGACGTGGCCGGGTTCCGGGAGCTGCTGGACCCGACGGTCGAACTCTCCCGCCACCTCTTCCGGACCCCGACCCGCTTCTACAAGACGGGCGTGGTATTCCTGGCCTGGCTGGCAGGCCACCAGAGCCACTTCACCATGGTCGGCGGCCTCCAGTCGGCCCGTTCCCTCCCGCACTTCGCCCGCGCCTACGAACTCGCCGACGGACTGGGCCTGTTCCCGGACCCGAAGCAGGCCGAGGAACGGATGAGGAACCTGCTCGCCCTGTACGGAGTGGCCCAGTGAGCACCGGCGATCTCTCCCGCTTCTCCATCAACCAGATGACCGTCAAGCAACTGTCCATGCCCGAACTGGTCGAGGAATGCGGCCGCCTGGGCATCGGCAACGTCGGCCTGTGGCGCGAACCCGTGCAGTCGTACGGCCTGGAGGCGACGGCCAAGCTGGTCCGCGACGCGGGCCTGACGGTCACCACCCTGTGCCGCGGCGGTTTCCTCACGGCGATCGAGCCGGGCGAACGGGCGAAGGCGCTGGACGACAACCGGCTGGCCGTCGACGAGGCGGCCGCGCTGGGCACCGACGTCCTGGTGCTGGTCTCCGGCGGACTGCCCGCCGGGTCCAGGGACCTGCGCGGGGCGCGGGAGCGGATCGCCGACGCGCTCGGCGAACTCGGCCCGTACGCCGAGGAGCGGGGCGTGAAACTGGCCATCGAGCCGCTGCACCCGATGTACGCCGCCGACCGCTGTGTGGTGTCGACCCTGACCCAGGCCCTCGACCTCGCGGAACGCTTCCCGGCCCACCAGGTCGGCGTCACGGTGGACACGTACCACATCTGGTGGGACGACACGGCTCCGGCGCAGATCGCGCGGGCGGGCGCGGGCGGCCGTATCCACACCTTCCAGCTCGCCGACTGGACGACCCCGCTCCCCGAGGGCGTGCTCAACGGACGCGGGCAGATCGGCGACGGCGCGATCGACATGCGGGAGTGGAAGGGGTACGTCGAGGCGGCCGGATACGACGGCACCATCGAGGTCGAGCTCTTCAACGACGGGCTGTGGGCCCGGGACGGCCGGGAGGTGCTGGCGGAGACGGCCCGGCGTTTCGTGGAGCACGTGATCCGCTGAAAAAATCTGCGGCACCCGTACAACCCTCCCCCCACCTCGCCGGTCGTACTTGGCATCAGGACTCTTGGAGGGGGATCTGGGGGGATCGCGGGGGTTCTGACAGGAGGGGAAAACCCGAGGGGCTCGGTCTGCAGACCGAGCCCCTCGAAACGTTTCCGGGCCGCCGGGAAGCCGTGGTGTCGCAAGACCGCCGGGGACGGTGGTCTCAGAAGAAGACGCCGCAGCGCAGCAGCACATTCGCGTACGGCCGTGCCTCGCCGGTGCGGACGATCAGCCGCGCCCCCGCCGACAGCTCCTTGAGCCGCTCGTGCGGGACCAGCTCCAGCTCGGGAAACTCGCCCTCCAGCAGCGTGGCCGCCGCGGGGTTGGCGTCCCGGACCTCCTTCGCGGCCGTCGCGCCCTCCACCACCAGCTCGGCCAGCAGCCCGTCCAGCACCTCGGCGAACGACGGCACCCCGGCCCGGAAGGCCAGGTCCACGACCCGGGGACCGTCGGGTATCGGCATGCCCGCGTCGCAGACCAGGACACCGTCGCCGTGGCCCAGCTCGGCGAGCGCGCCGGCGAGATGGCGGTTCAGGATTCCGGCGCGCTTCACAGGGCGTCGACCTCCGCCGCCGTCGGGAAGGACACCTGCGCGCCCTGCCGGGTCACGGCCACCGCACCGACCCGGGCCGCGTACGCCGCCGCCTCCGGGAGGGACGCGCCCGTGCCGAGCCGCCAGGCCAGCGCCGCCGTGAACGCGTCGCCCGCGCCCGTCGTGTCCACCGCGTCCACCTTGACGGCCGGGATCCGGGCGACGCCCTGCGCGGAGGCCACCAGCGCGCCCTCGGCGCCGAGCGTCACGACCACCGAACGGGGGCCCTTGGCCAGCAGTATTCGCGCCCAGTCCTCGGGGGTGTCGCCCACCGCGGAGTCGCCGAGGATCACCTTCGCCTCGTGCTCGTTCACGATCAGCGGGTCACAGGCCGCGAGCACCTCGGTGGGCAGCGGGCGCGGCGGGGACGGGTTCAGGACGAACCGGCTGCCCTCCGCGAGGCTGCGGACCACCTCCACGACCGTCTCCAGCGGGATCTCCAGCTGCGCCGACACCACCCGCGACGCCTGGAAGAGGCTCGCGGCGGCGTGGACGTCGCCCGGGGTGAGCCGGCCGTTCGCGCCCGGCGACACCACGATGCTGTTGTCCCCGGACGGGTCCACCGTGATCAGTGCGACGCCGGTCGGCGCGCCGCCGACGAGGACGCCGACCGTGTCGACGCCGGACTCCCGCTGCGAGTCGAGCAGCAGCCGGCCGTGCGCGTCGTCGCCGACGCGGGCCAGCAGGGCCGTGCGGGCGCCGAGCCGGGCGGCCGCCACCGCCTGGTTCGCACCCTTGCCGCCCGGGTGGACGGCCAGATCGGAGCCGAGCACGGTCTCGCCGGCACCAGGCCGGCGCTCGACGCCGATCACCAGGTCGGCGTTGGCCGACCCTACGACCAGAAGGTCGTAGTCGTACATGAGATCGCTCCCCTGATAGTCCCCGTGATGACGTGCGGCGGGCGGCCGCCGCCAGGTCCATGCTCCTGCAACGACCGCCCGTCCGTTCGCCGTTCGCCGATGTCGGCGGATACCGGCCGATGTCAGCCGCTGAAGCCCGCCACGTTCTCCTTCGTGACCACCTTCACCGGCACCTTCACCGTCTGCCGGACCTTCTCGCCGTCGAGCGCCTTGAGGGCGTTGTCCACGGCGATCCTGCCGAGCTGGGTCGGCTGCTGGGCGACGGACGCGTACAGCGATCCGCCCTCCACCGCCTTCAGGCCGTCCGGCGTGCCGTCGAAGCCGACCACCGAGACCGACTTGCCGGCCTTGGAGCCCAGCGCCTTGATCGCGCCGAGCGCCATCTCGTCGTTGGCGGCGATGACGCCCCGCACGTCCGGGTGCGCCTGGAGCAGGTTCGACATCACGTCGAGGCCCTTGGTGCGGTCGAAGTCGGCGGGCTGCTGGGCGACGACCTGGATGCCGGGGAAGGCCTTGAGGCCGTTCTCGAAGCCCTGGGCGCGCTCGCGGGCAGCGGACGTGCCGGCCTGGCCCTGGAGGATCACGATCTTGCCCTTGCCGCCGAGCTTCTCGGCGATCGACTTGGCCGCGAGCTCACCGCCGGCGACGTTGTCGGAGGCGACGAGGGCGTCCGTCTTCGCGTCGTTGACCCCGCGGTCGACGGCGATCACCGGGATGTCCGCCTTGTCGGCGGCCTTCACGGAGTTGCTCGCCGCGTCCGAGTCCACCGGGTTGACGATGATCGCGCCGACGCCGGAACTGGTGAAGTTCTGGAGCTGGTTGGCCTGCTGCGAGGCGTCGTTCTGGGCGTCGGTGACGGTCAGGTCCACGCCCTGCTTCTTCGCCTCGGCCATGGCGCCGGCCCGGATCTGCACGAAGAAGGGGTTGTTGAGGGTCGACAGGGACAGGCCCATCTTCCGGTCGGCCGACGTGGAGGAGCCGTTGTGCAGGAAGGAGGTCGCGCCGACGATCGCCACGGTGACGACCGCCGCGAGCGCGTACGTCCCGGCCTGCTTGCCCTTGCCGCCCGGAGAAGCA
The DNA window shown above is from Streptomyces chartreusis and carries:
- a CDS encoding sugar phosphate isomerase/epimerase family protein, with product MTVKQLSMPELVEECGRLGIGNVGLWREPVQSYGLEATAKLVRDAGLTVTTLCRGGFLTAIEPGERAKALDDNRLAVDEAAALGTDVLVLVSGGLPAGSRDLRGARERIADALGELGPYAEERGVKLAIEPLHPMYAADRCVVSTLTQALDLAERFPAHQVGVTVDTYHIWWDDTAPAQIARAGAGGRIHTFQLADWTTPLPEGVLNGRGQIGDGAIDMREWKGYVEAAGYDGTIEVELFNDGLWARDGREVLAETARRFVEHVIR
- a CDS encoding ribokinase, yielding MYDYDLLVVGSANADLVIGVERRPGAGETVLGSDLAVHPGGKGANQAVAAARLGARTALLARVGDDAHGRLLLDSQRESGVDTVGVLVGGAPTGVALITVDPSGDNSIVVSPGANGRLTPGDVHAAASLFQASRVVSAQLEIPLETVVEVVRSLAEGSRFVLNPSPPRPLPTEVLAACDPLIVNEHEAKVILGDSAVGDTPEDWARILLAKGPRSVVVTLGAEGALVASAQGVARIPAVKVDAVDTTGAGDAFTAALAWRLGTGASLPEAAAYAARVGAVAVTRQGAQVSFPTAAEVDAL
- a CDS encoding dihydrodipicolinate synthase family protein; translated protein: MTIRLPDFKGGLRAYEPRAEPLALTPGAPLASRTVFSAAHVVADPYADTSPDAPAAVDWDATLAFRRHLWSHGLGVAEAMDTAQRGMGLDWAGAAELIRRSTAEAKAVGGRIACGVGTDQIAAGSLGEVRAAYEEQLAVVEESGAQAILMASRALCAAASGPEDYLEVYGHLLRQAGEPVVLHWLGPMFDPALEGYWGSSDLDTATDTFLEVIAAHPDKVDGIKVSLLDAAREIDIRRRLPQGVRCYTGDDFNYPELIAGDEKGFSHALLGIFDPLGPLAAEAVRVLDTGDVAGFRELLDPTVELSRHLFRTPTRFYKTGVVFLAWLAGHQSHFTMVGGLQSARSLPHFARAYELADGLGLFPDPKQAEERMRNLLALYGVAQ
- the rbsD gene encoding D-ribose pyranase, translating into MKRAGILNRHLAGALAELGHGDGVLVCDAGMPIPDGPRVVDLAFRAGVPSFAEVLDGLLAELVVEGATAAKEVRDANPAAATLLEGEFPELELVPHERLKELSAGARLIVRTGEARPYANVLLRCGVFF